GATACCGAGACCAATATTACGTATGTGTACACCATGAATGTTGGATAAGTCTTTACCCGGACTCTTCAACAGCGGAGGAGCCGATGTGGGGCCGCACGACTTTCATCGTTTCCGATATTTCGGACAACTTGCCGCTTATCCTGGGCCTAGAATTACGCCGAAAGGGAtatttgcatttgttggtgGCTGTGCATGGATATTGGATCACACGGTAGAGGCTTGTTCACGACTACATCAGGGACACATATCGTTCAAAACAGCGGCTGGCCAAGGTCGAGCCTTCTCATACGGCGTGGTAaaggaaatggaaatggagactcaccagcatcagcatgAACAGCCTATCGATGGCAATGTTGAAGTCCAGAAAAGCAGGCTAGACCGGCATGGCTACCTTTTTGGCCAGAAAATCACACACTCACTTTCACCGTACTTGCACCAAATAATATACGACCATCTGGGGTTGAAATGGAGTCAAATACGGCTCGACTCAGCAGATATGTCCCAGTTTTTACAACTAGTACAACATCCCTCATTTTACGGTACGTGATAGTGCTTCTACTACCTGATCGAGTCATGACTAATGAGAAATAGGCGCCTCTGTCACCATGCCCAACAAAGTGGCCATTCTCTCACATCTAGATGAAATGACGGACGAATGCAGAGACGTAGGAGCCTGCAACACGCTCTTCCTCAGGGAACGAAACGGTCGTCGTATCCTCTGCGGCACAAACACAGACGTCATTGGCATCAGAGACTCCTTCCAATATAACATCTCCAATCCATCAAGCACATTTCACAACCGCCCAGCTCTAGTCattggcggaggaggcgctgCCCGCAGTGCCATTTACGCACTCCGAAAATGGATGAAAGTCACGGACATTTACCTCGTCAACCGGGACAAGACTGAGGTAGATGCCATGATCAAGGACTGCTCTTCACGTGGATACGGCACCGGCCTACGCCATGTAGCTACCGTCGAAGAAGCCCATGCTGTTGAGGGCCCAGGCGCGATAGTAGCCTGTGTACCTGACTTTGAACCGCATACAAGTGAGGAAATCGTGGCCAGACAAGTCACGGAGATTTTGCTGGATAAGGCGCACAAGGGTGCAATGTTGGAAATGTGCTATAACCCTACGCCGTTTACGAGACTTGGCGCTTTGGCGGAACAAAAGGGCTGGCAGGTGGTGTTAGGTACTGAGGCATTGATATGGCAGGGCCTTGAGCAGGATAAATATTGGACGGGTTTGGGAGTTGGTGACTTGCCGGTGGTAAAGGTTCAGAAAGCGATTGAGGAGAAGGTGGCTCAGCGTTCCCAGTCGCGACTTTGACGATATGGCGTACACAACTTTGTAGCGGTTATAAATGAAAATAAAATCAACATGATGAACTCGCCCGATTAGTATGTGTTGCGTCATGTTGTGCGTCACGGAGGAGTGACGGGTGCTTCTCCCGCTGCAGTCAGATTCAGCTTCCTATTTTGGCTAACTTCCTCACTCCGTTGATGCGTACCATCATCTCGAAGACTGAACATAAATAAAATTCGACGTTCCCCATCAAATATAACACTCAATCAAACATTCTTCAAAATGACTCTCTTCGATACCATCGAACAACTCACCCTCGCCAATAACCCAACCCTCTCCACACCCGCAGAATGCCTCGCCAAAGCCGGATCACCAAGCActtccatcgccatcctcgacgACGCCACCCTCTCATCGCGCTGCTACTCAACCGTAGGCGATGACACAGAAACCATCTTCCAAGCATGTAGTATTTCCAAGCCCGTCACCGCACTAGCCATCATGCGCCTCATCGACGAAGGCTACTTCACTCTCGACAGCACCATCGCAGAGCTTCTCCCATCGGAGATCCTCGACATCCTAACTGAGGATTCACCGTCCGCGCAGAAGAAAATCATTGCCTCAATTACAGTCAGGCAGCTCATGAGCCATACTGCGGGCTTATCGGTCTCCGGGTTCGTAGGATACGCCAACGGTCCGTATCCCACGGTCCAGGACATACTACGGGGTGCTTATCCCGCGAATAATCTGCGCGTAAGGCTGGATGCCCTCCCCGGGAGTGGATTCAGCTATTCAGGCGGAGGAATCACCGTTCTCCAAATTATTCTTGAAACGGTGACGAAGACGGATTTTCCTACTCTTATGCAGGACAAGGTGCTCAAGCCGTTGGGCATGACGCGCTCTTTCTTTGGGGAATTGCCTCCCAGGGAAGCGAATGCAGCTGAGTCTCATGAGACGGGATATACACCCTCTTGGACGACGCATCATTTCCAGCCTGAGTACGCGGCCGCTGGACTCTGGACAACACCCACGGATCTTCTAAAAGCAGTGGCAGCGGTTCAACGGTCCCTAGAAAAGGACGACTTTCTCAAGAAAGAAACTGCGGAAACAATGCTCACTAAACTTGATAAAGATTCAGGCATTGCTCTATCGTGGTTCATTGCCGGTGAAAACGACACAAACTTTGCGCATGGGGGCGCAAACGTCCCCGGATTTAGATGCATGGTTGTCGGGTTCGCTGAGCCCGGGCCCAAGAAGTCAGGTATAGCTGTCATGACAAACTCATCTGAGGGGACGGATGTGCTTTGGAGAGTTTGTCTTGCGGCGGCGTATTTGAAGAAGTGGCCTCTGGTGGCTAGTATTCCTtcgttgaagatggtgacgCCGCTGTGGGATAtgaatgctgttgttgggAACGGTTGGAGGGACTACTTGGGGACTTGGACGGATGGGAAGGGTGAGTACCGGGtgggtgaggaggatgggcGGCCGGTTTTGTGGTGGAATGGGTTTGGGCCTGTGAAGTTACTTCCTGGTGCGGTGCCGGATTCAGTGAATGAGGGGggtgtttgttgttttgtgcTGGATGGGTTGAAGCTCATGCTGCGGTTGAAaggggatggtgatgagaaggtgttggtgttggagaatgggttgaagaaggataCGACGGACCTGAAGAGGTCGCCATGAGGTTTCAGGAGTAGTTAACTTGATGGTTGTCGCCCAAGTGACTATTAACGGGCAAGGAATGTTCATTTCGGAAGTGTAATCGCTCAATAAATATGGGATGCTAAAGATTCTGTAATCCAAACCACAGCAGTCTAGTCAAATACATCGTGCAACACATCACACTTTCTGAACAGAACTGCTGTTCGATTCAATTTGTTCCGTCTCAACTTTCTCCACCTCCAAGCCTACGCCATCCGCATTCTGACGAAAGTTCTCCTCCTCTGACCGcagctcctccatcaaaATTGCATTTGCGCGCCAAGTAGGCTTGATTCGGAAAAGTCGGTCCATTGCTTCCAGCGGAAGTGACTTAGTCTCTGGTAcgcagaagaagacaaacACAACCGAGATGAGCATAAGCGATGCGAAGAAAAAGTACACGCCGTAGCCCCATGCATTGAACATTTGTTCCGTGAACCTGGCAATGATAAAGTTCCAGAACCAATTGTTGGCTGCTGCGTTAGCCTGTCCAAGAGATCGTGTGTTTTGGTCAAACATTTCCGAGTTGATGACCCACGGCGTCCCGTTCCATGAAGGCGTGTAAAACGCTGTCCAGAGgtagaagaagaaaattgcTGCGATGCCACCAGAGCTCAAATTTCCATTGGAACTCTTGGAGCTGGTTCCCGCAATCTTGATGTATCCGCCGATGAACCACATGCAAAGCGATCCGCCCAATGCGCCAATCATAAGCAAATTGCGTCGTCCCATGTGGTCAATGAGCACCAGAATCCATACGATTGTCAGCGCTGTCTTGACCACGCCAAAGATACCAGTAGTGAGAAAGCTTGTATTTGTTCCCGTGACACCAATGCTACGGAACACTGTTGGACTGTAGTAgttgatggcgttgataCCAGAGCCTGAGAAAACAGTTAAAACCGACCACATATTTGCAAATAGACACAAAACTTACCATTTTGGAACACGAAGAGCAAagcaccaagaagaaatCTCCACTGGATTCGTCTCTCCTTCAGAGCCAGGAACGGTTTCCAGAACCCAGCACCAACTTCACGACGGAATCGCTCCgtctcttcatcaatgtagCTGACTTCCTCGATTATATAGATATCACTTGGCTGTAGTTGTCGCATCCAGCACAGCACCTTCATGGCTTGCTCCCGCTTCCCTTTGGAGAATAACCATCTGGGCGACTCGGGGATAAAACAGCAGCCAATCAAGAGCAGACCTGCCGGGATAAGTTGCACTGCAAATGGGATCAACCATTGCGAGTGGCTCGGCGCCATCGTGGTGTTGACTCCGTAGTTAATCCAGAAGCCGACGAGACCGCCTATTTGCCAACCAAGCTCGTAAATACCGACCAGTCGGCCTCGAACTGCTGGCGGGGATAGCTCTGAGATGTAAATTGGCGTCATGTTGGAGCAgccgccaactccaacaccgGCGAGAACTCGGCCCCCAATGATGAGCCCAGTACCGCGATCCCCATTTGCTCCCAGCATCATGCCTgcaccaacaatgaagatgagagtAAACAAGGCCAGCGACTTGCGGCGTCCCATGAAATAGCTGGATACATAGGCACCCAAACTACCAAAAAAGGCGCCAGCTTGGTAAACTGAAACGATATTTTGCTTCAGTAACGCCAGTGACGACGGCGAATAactggcaaagttgaactcatcaacaaaggACGGAAGAGCCAACGTTGTGCCAATAAAGGCCGAGTCGTAGCCAATCATGCATGATGCAAACGATGCTATAGCGGCACATGCGTAAACACGCCAGTTGTACACGGCCGAAGGTGTTGGCCGATCTTCTTTGAGCGCTAgcaatgtcattgttgcaGAACTGACTGGAAATCGTGCAACAGAAGATCTGTCGATGACGCTGGGTCAGGGTGATTTGCCCTGGAGCGTCCGGGGATCAACTTATatgatgctgcagctgggGATGGAACAGCGCCATCATCGGATGCTCAtcatcttttgtttttcgGTGCAAAATCCCTGTTGCCACCCCTTGGATGAGAAAAATTGGTGTCGGCAGTGAACCCGCCCCAGCTCGCCCACATCCCAGAACGCCACGAATCTGGGGTGCGGGGATTCTGTGGATAGACTAGAACAATTGCTGGCGAAACCGCAGAAGCCCATGTGTAATGGCTTTTCGTTGGTGTGGGTCTTGGATAAAGGAATATCCCCAAGCACGTAGGTGTCGCCGGATAAAAGACATTGAGTTCGACTGAGCCTGGCTTCGGACCGCGGGCTAATAATGGGTATACTATTTCCCCATATTGCTAAATTGGAACGCTGGTGTAAAATGCTATCAAACTCCAAAGTCACCTTGGAAGATCTCTGCGAGATCACAACCGGGTGCAAACCCTAGGTTGGTCATAAAACGGCTGTCCATCTCCAAATTATCAGTATATCCAATAGATCCAAGGTCCTCAAAGAGAGCATCGTAGTCAAAATTCTGGCTCATCCGATGGTTTCCGGGGAATAAGGCGTGGGTATTTACTCTGCCATCGTTCGGATGGGTTGTCAGAGGTGTGTCAATCGCAAAATGGGGATTCGGAATTGCATCCTGATACCCGAAGGGAAATTGTTCAGCGGGTTTACTTCTGGACAACATGTTCGACCCAAAAGCTCCCGCACGGGGTCTTGTTTGGATCTGGTTGTCCATGTGGGGACCTGATTCTGTAGACATCGGGGTAAATGTTGGTTGCAGTTGCTCATGGCCCTGGGTAAAGTTGTCTGACGCTAACGTTGCTGGGTACCCAGTACATGGAAATGGTTTATCCTCATGCCATATATTTTGCAGCATGTCCGTGACGGAAGTCCATTTGTTGCGGTCTTGTTCGTCCATTTCTGCAACCCTCGCACGTCTTTGCACAAGTTGAAGCAACAGTACAACGACTGGAGGGGTGTGATTCGCCTCAAATATGCTCTGGCAAGAGTCGACAGTTTCCAGGAATCCAGAGAGGAGAGACGGTCTTATATCGGACGCTAGTTCAATGGTAGCTGTTAAAAATAGAAGCTTGACCAAGTAAGCCGACGGTattgttggagttgagccGCTTGATACCAAAGAGTTGCAGAAGCCGAACCGAGAATCAAGATTTTTGACGAGGTCTTCTGGGCCGAGAGTTTCTGATGAAGCCTTCTCGTTTATTTTGGAAACATGAGAGTCACTTAGAACCGAAGTAAGCGCATGTAATTGAACTAGAGTTCGTATTGGCTGGACCATTTGGGGTGCCTTCGTAGACGGAGCGGAAGTTGAAGATTTCTCTGGTACATGACGCCATGTTTGGTCGAATGCGGTAAAATCGagcattggcgttggatATGTACCTTCCATGCCGCCAAATCGTTTCATTGGATGCTGATTCAGATATACTGATGTCAATACGTCCAAGACGTCGCAAGCAACCGAAACCACGTCCATCTGGAATGAAGAAAAGCCACTTTCATTCTCTGGCTGTGTGACCTGGGTCAGCCGGAGCTGTCGTAAGAGACGAACACATTTGCTGAGGAGCAAGGAAGCTGCAACAGCTTTACCTCTGCCTATCAGGATAACGGCTTGAATCACCGTTGCGTTGATACTGTGTATATTGAATGCTTCATCATCTGCTGGCAGCAAGGCACGAGAGACTTGCAAAATTTGGGAAGCACTCGGAGATGCTCCATCAGATCCAGTAACCAAGTTTTCATCTTGATATGAAGCAATTGCCATAGCAGCCCAAAGCTCTGAATGTCTCAAATAGATACTGTCGTTTGAATGGCTGGGCCATGAGACGCCTTGAACAGGGTATGAAGCCGCGAGAGCTTGGAGACTCTCAGGGTTCACTATCGGCAGCCAGCAATGTGTGTATGAGACATAGACTTCAAGGAGGCGCTTCCAATTCGCAGGTAACTTGAGAATGCGATCAGGGACTCCAGTTTTGTCTTGTAATACACTTGGCACTGTCGGTCTAGCCGATCTGACTGAAGGGGCATCTCGGAAA
The genomic region above belongs to Pochonia chlamydosporia 170 chromosome 2, whole genome shotgun sequence and contains:
- a CDS encoding quinate dehydrogenase (similar to Metarhizium robertsii ARSEF 23 XP_007824132.2), whose translation is MLDKSLPGLFNSGGADVGPHDFHRFRYFGQLAAYPGPRITPKGIFAFVGGCAWILDHTVEACSRLHQGHISFKTAAGQGRAFSYGVVKEMEMETHQHQHEQPIDGNVEVQKSRLDRHGYLFGQKITHSLSPYLHQIIYDHLGLKWSQIRLDSADMSQFLQLVQHPSFYGASVTMPNKVAILSHLDEMTDECRDVGACNTLFLRERNGRRILCGTNTDVIGIRDSFQYNISNPSSTFHNRPALVIGGGGAARSAIYALRKWMKVTDIYLVNRDKTEVDAMIKDCSSRGYGTGLRHVATVEEAHAVEGPGAIVACVPDFEPHTSEEIVARQVTEILLDKAHKGAMLEMCYNPTPFTRLGALAEQKGWQVVLGTEALIWQGLEQDKYWTGLGVGDLPVVKVQKAIEEKVAQRSQSRL
- a CDS encoding fungal zn(2)-Cys(6) binuclear cluster domain-containing protein codes for the protein MAPKRPARGVAAATSSEQGESSKPKKRRVSLACDACRAAREKCDGGQPECGTCVAQQRTCSYTPATKKRGVQTGYLRTIELSLAWLFDQIPECEESLHHLLNHGQGESNKESRAILGKGSAGHRLQRLWNQNRVRKAIDGLLSDPHIGNSENSDNESDTDVERLASFRDAPSVRSARPTVPSVLQDKTGVPDRILKLPANWKRLLEVYVSYTHCWLPIVNPESLQALAASYPVQGVSWPSHSNDSIYLRHSELWAAMAIASYQDENLVTGSDGASPSASQILQVSRALLPADDEAFNIHSINATVIQAVILIGRGKAVAASLLLSKCVRLLRQLRLTQVTQPENESGFSSFQMDVVSVACDVLDVLTSVYLNQHPMKRFGGMEGTYPTPMLDFTAFDQTWRHVPEKSSTSAPSTKAPQMVQPIRTLVQLHALTSVLSDSHVSKINEKASSETLGPEDLVKNLDSRFGFCNSLVSSGSTPTIPSAYLVKLLFLTATIELASDIRPSLLSGFLETVDSCQSIFEANHTPPVVVLLLQLVQRRARVAEMDEQDRNKWTSVTDMLQNIWHEDKPFPCTGYPATLASDNFTQGHEQLQPTFTPMSTESGPHMDNQIQTRPRAGAFGSNMLSRSKPAEQFPFGYQDAIPNPHFAIDTPLTTHPNDGRVNTHALFPGNHRMSQNFDYDALFEDLGSIGYTDNLEMDSRFMTNLGFAPGCDLAEIFQGDFGV
- a CDS encoding quinate permease (similar to Aspergillus terreus NIH2624 XP_001216406.1), whose protein sequence is MTLLALKEDRPTPSAVYNWRVYACAAIASFASCMIGYDSAFIGTTLALPSFVDEFNFASYSPSSLALLKQNIVSVYQAGAFFGSLGAYVSSYFMGRRKSLALFTLIFIVGAGMMLGANGDRGTGLIIGGRVLAGVGVGGCSNMTPIYISELSPPAVRGRLVGIYELGWQIGGLVGFWINYGVNTTMAPSHSQWLIPFAVQLIPAGLLLIGCCFIPESPRWLFSKGKREQAMKVLCWMRQLQPSDIYIIEEVSYIDEETERFRREVGAGFWKPFLALKERRIQWRFLLGALLFVFQNGSGINAINYYSPTVFRSIGVTGTNTSFLTTGIFGVVKTALTIVWILVLIDHMGRRNLLMIGALGGSLCMWFIGGYIKIAGTSSKSSNGNLSSGGIAAIFFFYLWTAFYTPSWNGTPWVINSEMFDQNTRSLGQANAAANNWFWNFIIARFTEQMFNAWGYGVYFFFASLMLISVVFVFFCVPETKSLPLEAMDRLFRIKPTWRANAILMEELRSEEENFRQNADGVGLEVEKVETEQIESNSSSVQKV
- a CDS encoding beta-lactamase (similar to Colletotrichum gloeosporioides Nara gc5 XP_007277247.1), giving the protein MTLFDTIEQLTLANNPTLSTPAECLAKAGSPSTSIAILDDATLSSRCYSTVGDDTETIFQACSISKPVTALAIMRLIDEGYFTLDSTIAELLPSEILDILTEDSPSAQKKIIASITVRQLMSHTAGLSVSGFVGYANGPYPTVQDILRGAYPANNLRVRLDALPGSGFSYSGGGITVLQIILETVTKTDFPTLMQDKVLKPLGMTRSFFGELPPREANAAESHETGYTPSWTTHHFQPEYAAAGLWTTPTDLLKAVAAVQRSLEKDDFLKKETAETMLTKLDKDSGIALSWFIAGENDTNFAHGGANVPGFRCMVVGFAEPGPKKSGIAVMTNSSEGTDVLWRVCLAAAYLKKWPLVASIPSLKMVTPLWDMNAVVGNGWRDYLGTWTDGKGEYRVGEEDGRPVLWWNGFGPVKLLPGAVPDSVNEGGVCCFVLDGLKLMLRLKGDGDEKVLVLENGLKKDTTDLKRSP